A stretch of the Sebaldella sp. S0638 genome encodes the following:
- a CDS encoding class II aldolase has translation MAVVNTKELIKTALENKMIIPAFNVHNVEMCRSIIEAAEEENYPVIIQSTPKSIELSGYKVLYSIVKEMAERKNVLCALHLDHGKSFENAREAVFSGFNSVMIDGSMLEYEENVRLTKETAEFAHILGIMIEAELGEISGKEDEGEVEEKHNFTSAELVEDFHKKTKCDMLAVSIGNSHGLEKKKLNFQLLKEIREKTDVPLVIHGGSGIGEEDLKYLKEYKIVKINFSSELKQKMIETYGKVYMENNNEYDVVTTTNKVLEEVKKVVKNKIRILKSN, from the coding sequence ATGGCAGTAGTAAACACAAAAGAACTTATAAAAACCGCATTGGAAAATAAAATGATAATACCAGCCTTTAATGTGCATAATGTAGAGATGTGCAGAAGTATAATCGAGGCTGCGGAGGAAGAAAATTATCCTGTGATAATACAAAGTACACCGAAGAGTATAGAGCTTTCAGGATATAAGGTGCTTTATTCAATAGTAAAAGAGATGGCAGAAAGAAAAAATGTGCTTTGCGCCCTTCACCTTGATCACGGGAAAAGTTTTGAAAATGCAAGAGAAGCAGTGTTTTCAGGATTTAATTCAGTTATGATAGACGGTTCTATGCTGGAATACGAAGAGAATGTAAGATTAACAAAGGAAACAGCAGAGTTTGCACATATACTGGGTATAATGATAGAAGCAGAGCTTGGGGAGATAAGCGGAAAAGAAGATGAAGGGGAAGTAGAAGAAAAACATAATTTTACATCAGCAGAACTCGTAGAAGATTTTCATAAGAAAACTAAATGCGACATGCTTGCGGTATCAATAGGGAATTCACATGGTCTGGAAAAAAAGAAACTGAATTTTCAGCTTTTAAAAGAGATAAGAGAAAAGACAGATGTACCTCTGGTTATACACGGCGGTTCCGGAATAGGCGAAGAAGATTTGAAATATCTGAAAGAATATAAAATTGTAAAAATAAATTTCTCATCGGAATTAAAGCAAAAAATGATAGAAACTTACGGTAAAGTCTATATGGAAAATAATAATGAATATGATGTGGTAACTACTACAAATAAAGTTCTTGAGGAAGTAAAAAAAGTAGTGAAAAATAAAATAAGAATTCTGAAATCCAATTAA
- a CDS encoding galactitol-1-phosphate 5-dehydrogenase: MKALNLYGKQDVRYEDVEIPVIEHEDDIIIKVKTAGICGSDISRFGKIGSYNPGLTWGHEFSGVIAETGKGVKSLKKGDRVTACPCFPCYECEFCRQGKFSKCTDLKVLGGHKKGAFAEYIKIPEANVIKIPDNMDYDTASLIEPSCVVVHGYNQVNIKAGDSVAVVGCGTIGLLAVQWAKIFGAAEVFAFDTDSGKLEVAKNTGADHIFNVTEEGYFQKFMELTGNRGVNTVVESSGNVSGIANSFSMAVKGGTVLLLGIPYGDVLLPRENFEKIIRNELEVAGSWNSISAPFPGKEWDTALGYMSKGMIDVKPLITHKIALGDAPEMFWKLYGREAFFIKVLMEVDGDE, translated from the coding sequence ATGAAAGCATTAAACCTGTACGGGAAACAGGATGTAAGATATGAAGATGTTGAAATACCTGTAATAGAACATGAAGATGATATAATAATAAAAGTGAAAACAGCAGGAATATGCGGATCAGATATATCAAGATTCGGTAAAATCGGTTCGTATAATCCCGGATTAACATGGGGGCATGAATTTTCCGGAGTTATTGCCGAGACTGGAAAAGGAGTAAAAAGTTTGAAAAAAGGGGACAGAGTCACTGCCTGTCCTTGCTTTCCCTGCTATGAATGCGAATTTTGCAGACAGGGGAAATTTTCCAAATGTACTGATTTAAAGGTACTCGGAGGACATAAAAAAGGAGCTTTTGCAGAGTATATTAAGATTCCGGAAGCTAATGTGATAAAAATACCTGACAATATGGACTATGATACTGCCAGTCTTATAGAACCGTCATGTGTGGTGGTTCATGGGTATAATCAGGTAAATATAAAAGCCGGAGACAGTGTAGCAGTGGTAGGCTGCGGAACCATCGGACTTTTGGCAGTACAGTGGGCAAAAATTTTCGGAGCTGCGGAAGTTTTCGCATTTGATACAGACAGCGGGAAACTCGAAGTCGCTAAAAATACAGGAGCAGATCATATTTTTAATGTGACTGAAGAAGGTTATTTTCAAAAATTTATGGAATTAACAGGAAACAGGGGTGTGAATACAGTTGTGGAATCTTCGGGAAATGTATCGGGAATTGCTAATTCCTTTTCTATGGCTGTGAAAGGCGGAACAGTTTTATTGCTTGGGATTCCTTACGGAGATGTACTGCTGCCGAGAGAAAATTTTGAAAAAATAATAAGAAATGAACTGGAAGTAGCAGGATCATGGAATTCTATATCTGCTCCGTTTCCGGGAAAAGAGTGGGATACTGCGTTAGGTTATATGAGTAAAGGTATGATAGATGTAAAACCGCTGATAACACATAAAATAGCCCTTGGTGATGCTCCGGAAATGTTTTGGAAACTCTATGGAAGAGAGGCATTTTTTATAAAAGTTCTTATGGAAGTAGACGGAGATGAATAA
- a CDS encoding cyclophilin-like fold protein: MVNNNESFQNNSIIKKDEKLEINIEIGGTTLTALLENNETTHDFLKLLPVTITMKELYESEKYAELSVQLPRAGATRQGYEVGDIGYWAPGNCLVIYYRQTGEIINGLQIIGKINENIDVFEKYKGSVEVRITKSE; encoded by the coding sequence ATGGTCAATAATAACGAATCTTTTCAAAATAACAGTATTATTAAAAAAGATGAAAAATTAGAAATTAACATAGAGATAGGTGGCACGACACTAACGGCTTTATTGGAAAACAACGAAACAACTCATGATTTTCTTAAATTGCTGCCTGTGACTATTACAATGAAAGAACTGTACGAAAGTGAAAAATATGCTGAGTTGTCTGTGCAGCTGCCAAGAGCCGGGGCGACCCGCCAAGGTTATGAAGTAGGAGACATTGGATATTGGGCACCTGGAAATTGCCTTGTTATTTATTACAGGCAAACCGGCGAAATCATAAACGGACTTCAAATAATAGGTAAAATTAATGAGAATATAGATGTTTTTGAAAAATATAAAGGTTCTGTTGAAGTCAGGATAACCAAATCTGAATAG
- a CDS encoding MarR family winged helix-turn-helix transcriptional regulator, translating into MDEKKLNLSSQFAGLTWLMHKYHQRGHHKLFGPGAAPHRGQGRVIKLLKIHPKINQKDLSYLLDIRPQSLGELLSKLEKNGYILRTPSETDKRAMIIELTEKGQELPEDTESDFDFSSVFDCLNAEEQVILSGYLERITKSLKENIKSENSDQDPRENGFDRFFTEKGMRRGFDFPPFGRPGPHHHKKNNDKK; encoded by the coding sequence ATGGATGAAAAAAAATTAAATCTTTCCAGCCAGTTTGCAGGTCTTACCTGGCTTATGCATAAATATCACCAGCGCGGTCACCATAAATTATTTGGTCCGGGTGCTGCCCCGCACAGAGGACAGGGAAGAGTGATAAAACTTTTGAAAATACACCCGAAAATTAATCAGAAAGATCTTTCTTATCTGCTTGATATACGTCCGCAGTCTTTGGGGGAATTATTATCTAAACTGGAAAAAAACGGCTATATATTACGTACTCCATCTGAAACTGATAAAAGAGCAATGATCATAGAATTAACAGAAAAAGGGCAGGAGCTTCCTGAGGATACAGAATCAGACTTTGATTTCAGTTCTGTTTTTGACTGCCTGAATGCTGAGGAACAGGTCATTCTCAGCGGATATCTTGAAAGAATCACAAAATCTCTGAAAGAAAATATAAAAAGTGAAAACTCAGATCAGGATCCCCGTGAAAACGGATTTGATCGTTTCTTTACAGAAAAAGGTATGCGCAGAGGATTTGACTTTCCGCCTTTCGGCAGACCGGGACCTCATCATCATAAAAAAAACAATGATAAAAAATAA
- a CDS encoding YARHG domain-containing protein — translation MKKVIFLILTAFCCIVFSNDWEFGSEGEHLIPLEMSDSSIKSEKIVMKLTEKGMEINVKFVFESPKDEMKKIGFITPPDEQQGQLSMSDFKTKVNGKEVISMVEEFDKSPFKTNSILKKEAEKMSESSEHSVNGYVYYFDAQFKKGGNIVEHSYIYSGSGGVDGKDYEYVITTISKWKNKRVEDFELVIDMGNNSLFMLPYTFWKDNKKINWEIVGEGRMTDLNLSYRYEEYDMNVLVKVKNGYVRYKTKNFSPDFDINIHEGSFHNGFLDFLPGSKQGKYIYKDELTYIYGRYTDEIYQLSDEDIRIIRNYPYAVAGYDFSDSALKKYFSQFFWYDSISKNVNVSKEEAEYYKEKTEAITAVRKEIKEYLSENLSKYSKDEQRKIRNIPYALRGYDFKDKDLQNYFKKKYSWYKADKYVTLSDIVLTADEKELINKLDKISNSN, via the coding sequence ATGAAGAAAGTAATATTTTTGATACTAACAGCATTTTGCTGTATTGTCTTTTCAAATGACTGGGAATTCGGCTCGGAAGGGGAACATCTAATACCTTTGGAAATGTCTGATTCTTCTATTAAAAGTGAAAAGATAGTTATGAAACTAACAGAAAAAGGAATGGAAATAAATGTAAAATTTGTTTTTGAAAGTCCAAAAGATGAAATGAAGAAAATAGGCTTTATAACTCCGCCTGATGAACAGCAGGGACAGCTGTCTATGTCTGATTTTAAAACTAAGGTAAATGGAAAAGAAGTAATTTCAATGGTAGAAGAGTTTGATAAATCACCTTTCAAAACTAACAGCATTTTGAAAAAAGAAGCTGAAAAAATGAGTGAATCATCTGAACATAGTGTAAACGGATATGTGTATTATTTTGATGCACAGTTTAAAAAAGGTGGAAATATAGTAGAGCACAGCTATATATACAGCGGTTCCGGCGGTGTAGACGGAAAAGACTATGAATATGTCATAACAACTATCTCAAAATGGAAAAATAAAAGGGTTGAGGATTTTGAACTTGTAATCGATATGGGAAATAACAGTCTTTTTATGCTTCCTTATACATTTTGGAAAGATAATAAAAAAATAAACTGGGAAATAGTCGGCGAAGGCAGAATGACAGACCTTAATTTGAGTTATAGATATGAAGAATATGACATGAATGTTTTGGTTAAGGTAAAAAATGGTTATGTGCGTTATAAAACGAAAAACTTTTCTCCGGATTTTGATATAAATATTCATGAAGGTAGTTTTCATAACGGATTTTTGGATTTTTTGCCGGGGTCTAAACAGGGTAAATATATTTATAAAGATGAACTGACTTATATTTATGGAAGATATACTGATGAAATATATCAGCTAAGCGACGAGGATATCAGAATAATCCGGAATTATCCATATGCTGTGGCAGGATATGATTTTTCTGACTCTGCATTAAAAAAATATTTCTCACAATTTTTTTGGTATGATTCTATCAGTAAAAATGTAAATGTCTCAAAGGAAGAGGCAGAATACTACAAAGAAAAAACCGAGGCAATAACAGCAGTGAGAAAAGAGATAAAAGAATATCTGTCAGAAAATCTAAGCAAATACTCAAAAGATGAACAGAGAAAGATCAGAAATATTCCATATGCGTTGAGAGGATATGACTTTAAGGATAAAGACCTTCAGAATTATTTTAAAAAGAAGTATAGTTGGTATAAAGCTGATAAATATGTGACTTTGTCTGATATAGTTCTGACAGCTGATGAAAAAGAGCTTATAAATAAGCTTGATAAAATTTCAAATTCTAACTAA
- a CDS encoding MarR family winged helix-turn-helix transcriptional regulator produces the protein MNNTNKKENNLFKKFAAMMWILHRYHQKNHHKAENKRNSYVKYAESRILALLKLQENIDKKDLMFILGIPKHHFEEVLGKMNTEEYISLTDSENDSTVLVKLTEKGKTAEIKTEKSEFNSIFDCLSDEERENLGQYIDTIISSVKSKSDSDSEEENGFFGEFLGEDFHGKGFRHPFFHRDREFGDFERDFDMRDERCGHGHGPHGRPDFDRNRDFRGSDRGFDMRNERCGHGHGHGPHGHPEFDRNRDFRDSERDFDMRNERCEHGHGHGPHGRPDFDRNRGFRGSDRGFDMRDERCGHGHGNFDFFNYKKR, from the coding sequence ATGAATAATACTAATAAAAAAGAAAATAACCTATTTAAAAAATTTGCTGCTATGATGTGGATTTTACACAGATATCATCAAAAAAACCATCATAAAGCTGAAAATAAAAGAAACAGTTATGTAAAATATGCCGAAAGCAGAATTTTAGCTTTGCTGAAGTTACAGGAAAATATTGATAAAAAAGATCTTATGTTTATTTTGGGCATTCCAAAACATCATTTTGAAGAAGTCCTTGGTAAAATGAATACGGAAGAATATATTTCTCTTACTGATTCTGAAAATGACAGTACAGTTCTCGTCAAACTCACTGAAAAAGGAAAGACAGCAGAAATTAAAACCGAAAAATCTGAATTTAATTCAATATTCGATTGCCTTTCAGATGAAGAAAGAGAGAATTTAGGACAGTACATTGATACTATAATTTCTTCTGTTAAATCAAAATCTGACAGTGATTCTGAAGAAGAAAACGGATTTTTTGGAGAGTTTCTGGGAGAAGACTTTCACGGGAAAGGTTTTAGACATCCGTTTTTCCACAGAGACAGAGAATTCGGCGATTTTGAAAGAGATTTCGATATGAGAGATGAAAGATGCGGACATGGACACGGGCCTCACGGTCGTCCTGACTTTGACAGAAACAGAGATTTCAGAGGTTCTGATAGAGGTTTCGATATGAGAAATGAAAGATGCGGACATGGACATGGACACGGACCCCATGGACATCCTGAATTCGACAGAAATAGAGATTTCAGAGATTCTGAAAGAGACTTTGATATGAGAAACGAAAGATGCGAACATGGACATGGACACGGGCCTCACGGTCGTCCTGACTTTGACAGAAACAGAGGTTTCAGAGGTTCTGATAGAGGTTTCGATATGAGAGATGAAAGATGCGGACATGGACACGGAAATTTTGATTTTTTCAATTATAAAAAAAGATAA